In Vigna unguiculata cultivar IT97K-499-35 chromosome 3, ASM411807v1, whole genome shotgun sequence, a single genomic region encodes these proteins:
- the LOC114176562 gene encoding PGR5-like protein 1A, chloroplastic produces MFTASKLAFILTLPRPCSAPFAPIPSLSPSSSSPSGVHLIHFNGRHSCLRRRLFLLSPKATADQQGKVSEFEEDGNIVDGKILPYCSIDRKEKKSIGELEQDFLQALQSFYYEGKAIMSNEEFDNLKEELMWEGSSVVMLSSDEQKFLEASMAYVSGNPIMTDKEFDELKMRLKIEGSEIVAEGPRCSLRSRKVYSDLSVDYLKMLLLNVPATVIALGLFFFLDDLTGFEITYLLELPEPFSFIFTWFAAVPLIVWIALNLTNAIVKDFVILKGPCPNCGTENTSFFGTILSISNGGSTNTVKCNNCGTTMEYDSTTRLITLPEGSNA; encoded by the exons atgtTCACGGCTAGCAAACTAGCCTTCATTTTAACACTCCCTCGTCCGTGCTCTGCACCCTTCGCACCAATCCCTTCCTtgtctccttcttcttcttctccttctggTGTCCACCTCATTCACTTCAATGGACGCCACTCATGCCTCCGCCGCAGACTGTTTTTACTTTCTCCTAAGGCCACGGCAGATCAACAAG gCAAGGTTAGTGAATTTGAAGAGGATGGAAACATTGTTGATGGTAAAATCCTCCCTTATTGTAGCATAGacagaaaagagaagaaatcaATTGGTGAACTTGAGCAGGACTTTCTTCAGGCACTACAA TCATTCTATTATGAGGGAAAGGCTATCATGTCTAATGAAGAATTTGATAATCTTAAGGAAGAGCTCATGTGGGAAGGGAGCAGCGTTGTCATGCTAA GTTCCGACGAGCAAAAGTTCCTGGAAGCTTCTATGGCCTATGTGTCTGGAAACCCAATTATGACTGACAAAGAGTTTGATGAGTTGAAAATGAGGCTAAAG ATAGAAGGGAGTGAAATTGTGGCTGAGGGTCCAAGGTGCAGTCTTCGTAGTAGAAAG GTTTACAGTGACCTATCGGTTGATTATTTAAAGATGCTCTTGCTGAACGTCCCAGCTACAGTGATTGCATTAGGACT GTTCTTCTTCCTTGATGATCTGACTGGATTTGAGATCACATATTTGCTAGAG CTGCCAGAGCCTTTTAGTTTCATTTTCACTTGGTTTGCTGCGGTTCCCCTCATTGTGTGGATAGCTCTGAATCTAACAAATGCCATAGTAAAAGACTTTGTGATTTTAAAG GGTCCCTGTCCTAACTGTGGTACTGAAAACACCTCTTTCTTTGGGACTATACTGTCAATTTCAAATGGTGGTTCCACAAACACTGTCAAATGCAACAA CTGTGGCACTACAATGGAATATGATTCAACTACAAGATTGATTACATTACCAGAGGGAAGTAACGCCTAA
- the LOC114175653 gene encoding uncharacterized protein LOC114175653, with translation MGNSGEVVGKEEVITKLKDDGDFDRLRLKIVRKLKDNEELRQHITSIVKQSVALNRAGAENMKPRQLSDVIYEEVGDKVMGQISDSLWQIIRSGDGMKNEIMETVQSVYDKLANPKGKDEVMLSTSDVMPIQRQGETASATEIDDTLHENEPEEPPGFTLVHNHVNNNNQEDQDKGKVQVQVQGLTVERKEDSHPSQDTLGEDDVDSNAPPGFSMDVEQKPPAECSDEDPDVPPGFG, from the exons ATGGGAAACAGTGGAGAAGTGGTCGGCAAAGAAGAGGTTATCACAAAACTGAAGGACGATGGCGACTTTGACAGGCTTCGTTTGAAGATCGTTCGTAAGCTCAAGGATAAC GAAGAGTTACGACAACATATTACTTCAATTGTGAAGCAATCAGTGGCACTCAATCGTGCCGGAGCAGAAAATATGAAACCTAGACAACTTTCTGATGTTATATATGAAGAAGTTGG TGATAAAGTAATGGGTCAGATATCTGATAGTTTATGGCAAATAATTCGATCGGGTGATGGCATGAAAAACGAAATCATGGAGACGGTGCAATCTGTCTATGATAAACTGGCAAACCCGAAAGGGAAAGATGAGGTTATGTTGTCCACATCTGATGTGATGCCAATTCAGAGACAGGGGGAAACAGCTTCAGCTACTGAGATTGATGATACATTACATGAAAATGAGCCCGAGGAGCCGCCAGGTTTCACTCTCGTGCATAATCATGTGAATAATAACAATCAAGAGGACCAGGACAAAGGGAAGGTGCAGGTTCAGGTGCAAGGATTAACTGTAGAAAGGAAGGAAGATTCCCATCCCTCACAGGATACTCTTGGTGAAGATGATGTTGATAGCAATGCTCCCCCTGGATTTTCAATGGACGTGGAGCAGAAACCGCCTGCTGAATGCAGTGATGAAGACCCTGATGTGCCTCCTGGTTTTGGTTGA